The Arachis hypogaea cultivar Tifrunner chromosome 14, arahy.Tifrunner.gnm2.J5K5, whole genome shotgun sequence DNA window gttagaatttgaatttattaaaagaaataaaataaaattagaatttaatacaattagttaataaaaagaattttgaaaaagtgggtaatagttttcgaaaattagagagagagaaaggtagttaggtggttttaaagaggataagaaatagaaaactttttaaaatcaagcaaaaagtcaagtagttaattgaaaaagatttgaaaatcaattttgaaaagataagaagttagaaaaaagattttgaaattaagttttgaaaaagatatgattgaaagatatgattgaattttattttgaaaaagatttgagaaggaaattaaaaagatttgatttttaaaattaaagttgatgacttgactaacaagaaactaaaagatattattctagaatttaaaaattgaacctttctcaacaggaaagtaacaatacttgaaatttttgaatcaaaacattaaatgttagcaatgatttcgaaaattatgaaataaaaatgaaaaagatttgattttttttttgaaaaagatttgaaaagataaaatttttaaattgaaattttggcttgactaacaagaagcaaccaaattttgaaaatttttgactaagtcaatccaaaattttgaaatttttgagtaaaataaggaaaatatattatttttttatttttgaattaatgaaggaagagaaaaacaacaaaaaagacACATGAcataagaatttaagatcaaaacaaataattcatgcaagaacactttgaatattatgatgaacatcaagaacatattttttgaaaatttttaagaaaagaaacacatgcaagacaccaaacttagaaatttttaatgtttagacactatgaatttgaaaatgcatatgaaaaacaacaaaaagcacaaaacaagaaaatcacaagattaaacaaagaaaatcatcaagaacaacttgaaaagcaaagaagaacacaatgcatatattttcgaaaattaagaaaattttaaaaacatgcaattgacaccaaacttaaaatttgacactagactcaaacaagaaacacaaaatttttggtttttatgattttattaaaatttttttgtatttttcaaaaattattttggaaaaggaaataaagaaattcaaaatttttaataagaattccaagattcgtgcaatgctagtctaaagctttggtccaaaagaattagacatggcaaatggccagccaagctttagcagagcattacatacaacagccaaattgatgggaaccaAAAGGCTCTTGCAAAGATAAATGAAAACTTCGGtccaaaggattagacatggcttaaaagccagccaggattcaacatatctcaagaaactctagaattcattcttaaaaactctgaagaacaatttttgtttgtattttttttcgaaaataaaataaaaggcttaaacataaaataaaattacctaatctaagcaacaagatgaaccgtcagttgtccaaactcgaacaatccttagcaacggcgccaaaaatttgatgcacgaaattgtgattcacacttttcacaactccgcacaactaaccagcaagtgcactgggttgtccaagtaataccttacgtgagtaagggtcgatcccacggagattgtcggcttgaagcaagctatggtcatcttgtaaatcttagtcaggcagattcatatggttatgaggttttgataattaaaagataaataaaacataaaataaaataaaggtacttatgtaattcattggtcggaatttcagataagcgtgtgaagatgctttgttgcttctgaacctctgctttcctattgtcttcttccaaccttgcacactcccttccatggcaagttgtatgatcatctcagatgaaaaatactaggtacgatctctgcacggctaatcaactgtcggatttctcgtctcggatgaaaaataccaggtacagctaccgcacggctaatcatctgtcggtttccgctagcatcggaataggacccttgtccttttgcacactgtcactgcgcccaacattcgcaagtttgaagctcgtcacagtcatcccttcccagatcctactcggaataccacatacaaggtttagacttttcggatctcaggaatggctgccaatggttctagcctataccatgaagatcctaatctcagggactcggtctgtgtattagagacccaagagaatataccccggctgttgtccaatgactacgttgaacatcatgtagaccgctttgtggttgtcaggcacgcagatcttggctaagcgagtaacgaagctTGGGTGATTGTCataggtcaccccttcattctgacttaactgaattaagtatgagagtatatcttggagaagaagtaggcgtgaattgaaagaaaaacaatagtacttgcattaattcatgaagaacagcagagctccacaccttaatctatggggtgtagaaactccaccgtagaaaatacataagtgaaaagaggtctaggcatggccgaatggccagcctccaagtccaagtctcagatctaaaaatgatcaaagatGGTTAAGTCTCCTAGTATGCGAAtgaaatagtaaaaagtgctatttatactaaactagttactatggattatagaaaataagtaactaagtgcagatagtgcagaaatccactttcggggcccacttggtgtgtgcttgggctaaccattgaagctttcacgtgcataggccactcttcgagttaaacgccagcttgggtgcctgtttgggcgtttaacttcagttctggtgccatttctggcgttttactccagaaaagggtctcaagtgggcgtttagacgccagtttgggccatcaaatctcaggcaaagtatggactattatatattgctggaaattccaagatgtctactttccaaggtaattgagagcgcaccaattgggcttctgtagctccaaaaaatccattttgagtgcaggaaggttagaatccaacagcatctgcagtccttttttagcctctgaattagatttttgctcaggtccctcaatttcagccagaaaatacctgaaattacagaaaaatatacaaactcatagtaaagtccagaaatgtaatttttgcataaaaactactaaaaatataataaaaagtaactaaaacatactaaaaactatgtaaaaacaatgccaaaaaggataTAAATTATTCTTTCATCACCAACCAAACCTTCATGTAACTTGATCTGATATCATAACTTGCCTCTGTTGCATTTTGCAAGGCCTAAATCGACATAACCGTGTTAGCTCTAACCATAGGAAAGATGAAAAAGCACATATGAGATGGTAATCAAGCTTTTGTAATCACTAAAAATCTTTGTGGCTAGACATGTATGAGGTCCGTTATACTTTCTGATCTCCTAAGTACCCTTTTGCTGTCTAAGAGTGATCTGAATAAATCAACTGAACTTGTTACAAATTTCTTATACTTTTCATGGTACTTGATGTGATCTAACTCAACAACCCTATGATGGATGTTGTAAGTCATGACATTGAGCACTAAGCATGATTTCCTCTTTACTTTGAAACTATTGTTCAACTTGAAACGCATTTGGAGTAGATATATCATGTGAATCTCTGCCCTCAAATCTGGATCATACATTTGACAAACCGTGGTGTGCCATGGCCTCCAAGTTTAAAGTTGAAAAGTGCAGTAGATATTGTTACATTCCGAAACTTGAGGGGCCACCCTGATTGACTGAAATGTTTCTTCCTAAATTCTCATTGCTATCCTCAACTATCATGGGGGGCTCCACATCCTCGTCATCTTGCAATGCATCTTCCATAGGATTTGGTTTTTCACCCCTAGCTGAAGATGGTATCTTCCCAGGAGAAGCAACTATTGCAATCACAAGCTCACCAAAAAAACGATTATCACCAATGTCACAAGCATTATCATTAACACAATTTAAATCAACTGCGAAGGACGGAGATACCACTAACATTACTTCAAGTGCAACTGCAAGCTCAAATCTAGAGGCAACTACAAGCATTGAGCTAAAGGCTCCTGAAAGTTCTACAGATTGAGAATTATGATTCGATCCTCCTGAATTAGCAACCACATCTCCAAGCTTGGCCAGCAATTCATGGATTCTCACCTCGAGCTAGAAACTGACGATGACATTAAAACAAAATTTACAAATCTTCATCACTCTCTATAACATAATAATCGTACTTCACAAAATCTCGCacaacaaaaatgaaaatgatataaaataaatactcCACATGATTGATGTCATGGACTTCTAGTTTCTGTAGCATGGTACTTTGCAGCTCAACAAAAGTAGTAGATTGTCAGATAAAGACATTCAATAAATCTTTATCAGTAAATTTTATTCCTTcttgcacttttttttttaatattttctctatAGTGCTCAAGAATTAGAAATTTATCATTACTAGTCATTGTGAATGTCACTTTAAATAACAACAAATGTTTTGGATGTATTTACAGACCTTACCTATTGCTAAATTGGATTACCTTATTTCGTAATATATTAAGGTGTAAATCAAATTACTCTGATTCAATTTACCTATACTTTCCTCTTTCTATAAATCAATTTTTCCTGCATTGATTTGATAGGTTATCTAAACCCTAAACTCCTTCAAAAAGTAAATCGACGATGTGGTTAATGTTAATTTACGTCTTTTGAGCTTTtgaacatagatcaaatttggctTTTTCGATTTATGTGTAAATGGATAATCGAACTTAGCTTATGCGATTTACATAGATTAAAATACAACTGATGTATAACCAAACTAAAGAATTAAGACATCTATATAATTTTGATGTCCAActgttttattaaaataaattacccACAACTTTATTAGGTATTGGCAGGCAATATCCATGTAAAATTCaatagttttcaaatttttataattgaattaaattcttaaaaaatatttgtacatattattttataataatatatttatacttattatgcattaaaaattaagaattttatacgatgtaacaaatattatattattttgtatcaaatttgtttttatataaaatatatattcccTTTCTTgtagttattttaattaaaataatgatgtaacaaaaataaattgGTTAAATAATTTTCTCATCTTCTGGAAACAAAAGAAGTCGTATATATATGGCATCTGCATGTATTTATTTTGCCCTTAGGAAAGGAATCAAAGGATGAAGATGTTATGTGGTTGAAtgataaaatagaaaatttaaaataattatataatatatagtaaACTAGTACTAGCTACAAAATTTaacaccccccccccccaaaaaaatttaaattttgtgactTGTTTAATATgcaattgaattaattatttgattaatcTAAATTAATTAGTTAGAGAGAGAGAACTGAAATTGTATgtacttaaatatttatttaagacataaaaagaaaagaaaataaaatctttctaaaatattgagCTTTCCCGTGAAAAATGGAGGCAACGGTTTCCATTAATTTTTTGCGTTGATCAGAaggtagtattttttttttgtgacaatcAGAAGGTAGTATATGTAATTACAAGCGGACCCTGTGACACTAAATTTTTTAGACTGTGTTTGGTTATCGtctcaaaattataaaaatagagacacaaatatataaaaatataatatataaatataaaaaaatattaattttacattgtgtttgataattaaaaaatagacaaaatataCTATTCATAATTctattaaaaagttaattttattcttattatgctattatcattattacttttgttttttttattcttcttctttcaaaattATCACAATTTATCATGGTATCACTGTTTTTAAAACcaacacaaatttttttatttttagtaattctTCATCCAAAATAAAATCAACTCTATAAACATCAAAGCAAAATTGCTAAAAATTATTAACATAACAAACACAAATCTCCATCAACTCAAAGAGAGAATAAATTATCATCCCACCTacaataaaaaataccacaaataaaatttaattccaaattcaattattcaatatttataaaataaacaaaagttcTTTAATATTATCCTAATTGAATAATACAAACAgattcaaaattttattaaaatataaattttgaaacaaatacAAATTGAATCTGAGGTAGAATAAGACAACAAAGTagacaaaagaaaagaaggagataaagaatgatgaaaaaaagataaagatgaaaAGAGGTGAAAAAAGGGCAAGGccgacaaattaaaaaaataccagTAGATCTATAACGACGATGAGATATGTGGTTGCTTTCATTGTAAATCTACAGTTGCTctggggagggagggagggagggagggagggagagagagagtccGTCGTTACAGCAACTGTCGCTGCTGTCGCTATTGATGCTGACCGAATGGTGAGGCAAAAAGATCTCTTTTTTGCTGTGACGCTACCAAGAAGAAGACGAACATCGCCGCTAGAGAAAGGATGGAGGCGACACCATCGAAGCCCAAAGTCATGCAACAACAATGGCAAAGTATGGAGGCTACAGAGAGAAAATGAAGAATGGTTGAAGAAAAGGAAATTAGGTTAAAGATACTAAGGATACGAAtagaattacaaaaatattagaggaataaaattataaaaattttagtgtTTTAGACTGAATATTAGTGTCTTACCTATTGGAAAAAcacaatacatattttttttatagatatcTCTATATAACCgtatctcttttaattttgtgTCTTACGTACCAAACAAAGAACACGTCCTACCGTATTTCTATCTTTGGCATACATAGATATCCCTAATGCCGCGCCTTACTTCTCCACTCTTCCAAACACTTATAAAAATCTGCTTTGTTACGTGAACATGTACGAACAGTTGCTCCAAATTCAGCCAACTCTCCCACAATGGCATgcctaattcaaaataaaaataaaaaatatagcttTTATAACATAAGAGATAATTAAAGTTTAGGCACGAACGAACCCTATGCCTCTTGTTTTACCGGTCACCAGTGAGGTCATTCCGTGGAATGACCATCTTTCGCCTTTGGACTTCAACTTTgtttcctccattttttttccttccAATTAAAGAGTGCTGCTTCTGCTGGTCTCTGTAGTTTCTTAGGCATGGAAAAAATGTCTAGTTATGAGTGAATTTTTACATAGAATTCAATATCTATTTTATCTCTATGACTCTATATTAATGAAGTTTGTTCCATTCACAAAACAAAAAGAAGTTTGTTTTACTATAGGATGTAACTCGTGCAATGATTCTGACAgtgaaaaatattattaaaaggtatttaacaaaataataaattatttatagtaTCTTAATTcttaatagatatttttttatatgaaaaaataactaTTTGTATTCATGAATTTTGCGAACGTTAATAAAAGTACtcatcaaacaaaaaaattaacattataccTATAAAAGATGGGCTCCGTGTGATAAAATTacctaaatcctaattttttgttgactttttaataaaaaaattttcaaatcaccCACATCCACTACAAGATTTTTCTTTATTTGTGGcagttttttttcttatttgtggaggtttataacccccaccAAATGATTTGCGGAGGTTTctaaaacccccaaaatttgaggtgccacgagaTCTTTTGTGTAGTTTTTAGAAACCTACACAATCTATTCAGTGGGAGTTTTGTATGTGTTTAGTGGggttttgtattgaatttttgTGGCAattttaaatcacttttgtggcagtttaaaacctccacaaattaattttttaatttaacaaaaattaactattttgtgagattttcaaacctccacaaatcctgtaattatttatttatttttaatttcaaatcattcattaatctcatctcatttacatactctcaaattagaaatttattttttaatatcaatttaaaaactaaatcttttataatacAATTTCTCCATATAAAAcaattctatatataaaaaaatttctcaATGTCAGTAGTTCCAAACATAATTGTATATGGTATTGTGTTACATAACtattactgtttttttttttaaaaagtaaaataaaacaacttTAATATCTCAATATCATCTaattacataaaataaatacacaaaaaaatttaaagcaTACACACAAACTAAGctctaaaattttaacattaatagTATATAATTACACTGAAGGTCCCAATCCTAAAAGACCTTTTAACATTATCAAGTTAATTTATGTTACTTTCTGTGTAGCTGAATTTCTTCCTCAGTAGAACCACATAGCTCAAGTCCTCAATCACCTTAATTCATTAATCACTAATTAACCACAATTACACACTTAATtatttcaaatcatatatatagAGTAGAGACAGAACCTTGTGAATTGCTCCCAATTGAACAACACCTTCTCTTACAGCAATGAGAGCTATGGTCTGCATCAAGAAACAATAAAGATCCTATAATGTAGACACATGAATATAaatgtttattattttcttatcatAATCATCATATATAATACTACCTTTAGTCGAGATTGGAACTGTGCTTCCCAAGTCCTAGGATGCTGTAATTAAGAATATAATTAAGCATGAAATCATGAAGTTGTAATAAGAGTAAGATTATTAATGAATTAATTAATAAGTAGTATTAACTGAATCAGTTGAATTATGCCACGCTGACAAGAAGTTGATTTCTTGTTCATTAGGCTCTTTGTATATCCATTTGTGACTCTGATCTGCAGCAACTTTTCCTATCAACCTGCACTTATTCAATTCCACCcatcacaataataattaataattgtatTATTGATAATCACATAACataaacagaagaagaagaaccattattattattattatgattattattattaggacaaTCACCAGAGTTTATTTCAGGTGCTGCTGCTGACGCTGCACAGTTTTAAGCTATAGCGCATGAGAGAATTTACGATGCAAAAACAGTTCCTAAGGTGAGCTGTGGTATCACTAGATTATTGGTGGGTATTGCTTTTCCTGCTGCCTGACCCTTCTTTTATACTCTGTAGCATCCTGCAAAAATAAGACAATACTACAATGTTAAGAGATCTTTtataataagaaagaaaaaaatgtccAATTTCCTAGGTTAGATACCTAGATAAATAGATGATATCCCTCTGTCTGAGCAGGATCAACAGGATTTGGCTGGTCAAGCAAATCCTGGATACTAACAAGAATTTACTTCACTGTTATAGCTGGTCTCCACCCCTACAATGACAATAAATCTGTAAACCTGTTTGCTCACTGACATGCAAATCAAACTATATAAGTTAGTCTCAAGCAGTCCTACACAAGAGAGATGAACTTACACTATCCTCATTAAGTATAGACAAGCAAACAGTTCCAGATGGATAGACATTAGGGTGGAAGAAGCCTTGTGGGAATTTACACTTCGGAGGCTTGCTAGGGTAGTCTTCACTGAAGTGCATTGTAAGGGGAAAAAAGCCACCTTTCCAATTAGTCTGCAACATATGAAATGTAAACTTGATAGAATGCAAATAACAGGCTCACTATTCAACAAGCTGCTTTTTTAGGTGGGACACAGCTCACAGTTGTCAACTGAAATTATGACCCACACAGCAATTACACACAAAAACACAGACACAAAGGGTGCTTAGAAGCTAGAATCAAAAGTGGGAATGGAAACAGTACTAGAAAAAGTTTTAACAAAGCAGTAAAAGAACAATCAAGAAAAGTAACAACCAAAGCAGTGAAAAATAGCACTTTTAACAAACATCCAATTAAAAAAATGCAGTTACTAAAAATTGAAGGGAAAAAATAAGAACTGAATCTCAGCAAACAGCTAATTGTAAAGGGTGTTTTGAAATCATTGCAACTCATGATACAAGTATGATTCAAAGTCTGCCATTATCAAATTTCAGCAACAACAAATCAGATCATGTGCGATCTAAATTATGCATCCAGAAGTTCTAGTTCTAAGCATGATACTAGTGGCTTACAGCCTTTCAATAATTGCAAAAGACATTAACAAGGGGAAAAATGTTCCTATCCTTCTAACTCACTAAACACGGTGACTAAGGGGTAGAATGTCAAGATCATTAATGTTAAAAATTAATAGTTGCCAATCTTTTCGACTGCCTAAAAGAatcaatcttttattttaattgcttattTAGTAATTGgtctttttcatttaatttgcctAAAAGAATCAAACCACCAAAGAGTAATTAGTCTTTTACTTCATGGAACAAACAAACTTGATTGGTTTGTTGCCATAATTAATTACtggttatgaaaaaaaatgaacaagCATAACTGACAAGTTAAACTAACTTGACTACAATGCCATTCTTTGGAATTACTCGGGACAGCAACCTGTCTGTTCCACCATATAGATCATCTCCAGCAACAATTTCCTCACttacattatattatattatcaGCGCAAAATatcagaaaatataatttttgcatcaaaaaggggaaaaaagaaCTGTCCTTTGAGAATTCATGGCTTTCAGTCCCATAGTGCATTAATCGGTAAGTTTTAAAAATGAATCCAACAAACGAATAATCTAGGAAAAATACCAATAGTGATGACACGGCACTGCATGAGTGAATGCATGCAGAGACTCCAAAGCATGAAACTACTCATATTCTTAAATTCTCAGTGATGAATTTAATCTAAATTTCACaactaaaaatgaagaaaaaccatATTATAGCACAATGAAGAAAGAAAAGGCACCAGCTTGAACAAGATGAGAAACAGCACTCAGAGCAGCCATTCCACTGGTGAAGCATAGAGCTCTATCCGCCTTATCAAGTTTCGCCAACAAACTAAGAACACAACATGCAAGGTAAAACATGGTGAGAAAAGAAAACATTAATGCCACAATATTGGCAGTTGCAATGGTAAACAAACACAACTAACAGGACATAGTGAACCTTTCTAAAGCATCTCGAGTGGGATTTCCACATCTGGTATAATCATAGGGACCATTTTCTATTGCATTAGGCTGCATAAATAGGAGTACTGGTCAATAAACATAatgagatcaagagaaaagtacTCCCTCCATTCCAATTAGCACTCTTACT harbors:
- the LOC112743532 gene encoding cystathionine beta-lyase, chloroplastic-like, with the protein product MTLFLTPISPLNCCWIAVFEQTGIGKNASHPNAIENGPYDYTRCGNPTRDALESLLAKLDKADRALCFTSGMAALSAVSHLVQAD